The following proteins are encoded in a genomic region of Magnolia sinica isolate HGM2019 chromosome 1, MsV1, whole genome shotgun sequence:
- the LOC131249732 gene encoding uncharacterized protein LOC131249732, translating to MKQGRDTHQIKSKAKTSPFIEKIMQARLPERFRLPQITPFTGKSYLTEHIESFRTYMELHDASDTVMCRAFSLTLANVARLWFKQLKPKSISSFTELSDAFLTNFIGGKKKLKPPVYLNNIVQKEGELLKDYIKRFNFESLQVRKHSEETTLNSIMQGIRDKPFLASLDKNPPTTLADFIARSDKYVDVEETRIMHEAAQNAKVPAKESAKKGVDSASGKKREDDRTRDDRKSDKRSDRKFSAYTPLNKP from the coding sequence ATGAAGCAGGGTCGCGATACACATCAGATAAAGTCCAAGGCAAAAACATCTCCATTTATAGAAAAGATAATGCAAGCTCGACTACCGGAACGGTTCCGTCTTCCACAGATTACGCCCTTCACCGGCAAAAGCTATCTAACCGAGCACATCGAATCATTTCGAACATATATGGAACTACACGATGCCTCGGACACTGTgatgtgccgagcattctcccTCACTTTAGCCAACGtagctcgactttggttcaagcagttgaaaccaaagtccattagctcgttcACGGAGCTTAGTGATGCcttcctcaccaatttcattggtggGAAGAAAAAGCTGAAACCACCTGTGTACTTGAACAACATAGTGCAAAAAGAGGGAGAGTTGCTGAAAGACTATATCAAGCGCTTCAATTTCGAATCGctccaagttcggaaacattcggaagaaacaaCGCTCAACTCGATCATGCAAGGCATCAGAGATAAACCATTTTTGGCATCCCTGGATAAGAACCCACCTACTACTCTGGCCGATTTTATAGCCCGGTCAGACAAGTATGTGGATGTCGAGGAAACTCGGATTATGCACGAAGCCGCCCAAAACGCAAAAGTTCCGGCCAAAGAGTCAGCAAAGAAGGGAGTTGACTCGGCCAGTGGAAAGAAACGTGAAGACGATCGAACACGTGATGATCGTAAGTCGGATAAACGGTCAGACCGCAAGTTTTCGGCGTATACCCCGCTCAATAAACCGTAA